From the genome of uncultured Pseudodesulfovibrio sp., one region includes:
- a CDS encoding amino acid ABC transporter permease — MSSTTEKRLKITLLDAAILAALAGAFGYIIFKAATGLNYHWNWEVIPQFLLRYDEKSGYWVPGLLTKGLFTTIRLSVWSGLLAIILGVFIGLFRVSPSLFKRQVGAVYVGLIRNTPPLVLIFVFYFFIGDQIMTLLGVEHLIYGLSDDAREVLGWFFGPMNRFPRFLSALLTLALFEAAYIAEIVRAGIDSVEPGQWEASASTGMTRFQTLRHVILPQALQRMLPALAGQFISIVKDSAIVSVISIEELTFQAQQLMTTTYRSFEIWILVLVMYFVLTFLCSLIVRKLELTLSR, encoded by the coding sequence TTGTCTTCGACCACAGAAAAGCGCCTGAAGATCACCCTGCTGGACGCCGCCATCCTGGCGGCTCTGGCAGGGGCCTTCGGCTATATCATTTTCAAGGCCGCCACCGGGCTCAACTACCACTGGAACTGGGAGGTCATTCCCCAGTTCCTCCTGCGTTATGACGAAAAAAGCGGGTATTGGGTCCCGGGTCTGCTGACCAAGGGGCTGTTCACCACCATCCGTCTGTCGGTCTGGTCCGGCCTGCTGGCCATCATTTTAGGCGTCTTTATCGGGTTGTTCCGGGTCAGCCCGAGTCTGTTCAAACGCCAGGTGGGCGCAGTCTATGTGGGGCTTATCCGCAACACCCCGCCCCTGGTGCTCATTTTCGTCTTCTATTTTTTCATCGGCGACCAGATCATGACCCTCCTTGGAGTGGAGCATCTGATCTACGGGTTGTCCGACGACGCACGAGAGGTCTTGGGCTGGTTCTTCGGTCCCATGAACAGGTTCCCGCGCTTCCTGTCCGCCCTGCTCACCCTAGCCTTGTTCGAGGCCGCCTATATCGCGGAGATCGTCCGCGCGGGCATCGACTCCGTGGAGCCCGGCCAGTGGGAGGCGTCGGCCTCCACCGGCATGACTCGCTTCCAGACATTGCGCCACGTCATACTGCCCCAGGCCCTGCAACGCATGTTGCCAGCCCTGGCCGGACAGTTTATATCTATTGTGAAGGACTCGGCTATCGTCTCCGTCATCTCCATAGAAGAGCTGACGTTTCAGGCCCAGCAACTCATGACAACCACATATCGGAGCTTCGAAATCTGGATCCTGGTACTGGTCATGTATTTCGTGCTCACATTCTTGTGCTCCCTGATAGTACGCAAACTTGAACTGACGCTGAGCAGGTGA